A single Cannabis sativa cultivar Pink pepper isolate KNU-18-1 chromosome 7, ASM2916894v1, whole genome shotgun sequence DNA region contains:
- the LOC115696880 gene encoding PIGF/3-ketodihydrosphingosine reductase fusion protein translates to MVVMVEERNLAMENQKPKPAIVNTSPPQSPSPSTSEIALVHLICAIGIAISISLTKYLHFITLISHPSQTLLLIWVIQCPIVIILYSRFRQNRQQCSFFRAVLRGIVGIFAGALVNAFVAIALGAPIGEKYISKTVNWSIMMSLFTVVPAASVFGSSWTDWQRIFANTKPVGPIDYMICLPAHGAVIGAWFGAWPMPLDWERPWQEWPICVSYGAISGYLIGMAASFLFVLVRRTLHHTKTD, encoded by the exons ATGGTGGTAATGGTGGAAGAAAGAAACTTAGCTATGGAGAACCAGAAACCCAAACCCGCCATTGTTAACACCTCACCACCTCAATCACCATCACCATCTACTTCGGAGATTGCTCTAGTCCATTTGATTTGCGCCATTGGAATAGCCATATCCATTTCTCTGACTAAATATCTTCACTTCATCACTCTCATTTCTCACCCTTCCCAAACCCTCCTCCTGATCTGG gTGATTCAATGCCCAATTGTGATTATTCTCTACAGTCGTTTTAGACAGAATCGTCAACAATGTTCG TTCTTCAGAGCTGTTTTGCGtggcattgtaggaattttTGCTG GGGCTCTGGTTAATGCTTTTGTAGCCATTGCTTTGGGCGCACCGATAGGCGAAAA GTATATTTCGAAGACTGTTAATTGGTCTATAATGATGTCATTGTTCACG GTTGTGCCCGCAGCTTCGGTGTTTGgttcatcgtggacagattggCAGCGCATATTTGCTAATACAAA ACCAGTTGGACCTATAGATTATATGATTTGTTTACCAGCACATGGAGCTGTAATTGGAGCATGGTTTGGGGCTTGGCCTATGCCACTTGACTGGGAAAGGCCTTGGCAG GAATGGCCTATATGTGTGAGTTATGGAGCTATATCTGGATACCTTATTGGAATGGCGGCATCGTTCTTATTTGTACTTGTACGTCGCACATTGCATCATACGAAAACAGACTAA
- the LOC115697975 gene encoding uncharacterized protein LOC115697975, whose amino-acid sequence MSYTRSSPSSSSSSATSSSSSSSSESESSTTTTTTTSNVQMVSKSVSERLLGKFFDASQYDFDYQQSGLWSPPLRRKAFLDSPAGNVCSDVDQLFSNLKKPNWPKRFFSLFVHAFWCTR is encoded by the exons aTGTCTTATACAAGATCATCACCTTCATCATCATCCTCATCGGCCacgtcatcatcatcatcatcatcatcggaATCGGAAAGTTCAACCACCACAACAACAACCACAAGTAATGTTCAAATGGTTTCGAAATCTGTATCGGAAAGGCTTCTGGGAAAATTCTTCGATGCCTCACAATACGATTTCGATTATCAACAGAGTGGTCTTTGGTCTCCACCACTTCGCCGGAAAGCCTTCCTCGATTCTCCCGCCGGTAATGTTTGCTCCGACGTCGACCAACTTTTCTCCAACCTCAAAAAGCCCAATTGGCCCAAACGCTTTTTCTCTTTATTTGTTCAT GCTTTTTGGTGCACTAGATGA
- the LOC115697645 gene encoding probable protein phosphatase 2C 55 — MIIDEKEKTMKMVCEYYYIPKDDIIGEDALFICEEEEIIGVADGVGGWAKRGIDAGEYARQLMNNSVEAIFFNNNTDPKSILKEAYMANAEAEIQGSSTACIIRHNNGILESVNIGDSGFMIFRENKFIYKSKTQQWKFNSPYQLGNSKYSDIPELARAMKIAVIPGDVIVLATDGLFDNLFISDIEENLKSKSSSFSVAFSLAELSRRYSLMKDRKSPFSKAAAKAGLPHTGGKFDDITVIVARINSQ, encoded by the coding sequence ATGATCATAGATGAGAAGGAGAAAACCATGAAAATGGTTTGTGAATATTACTATATTCCTAAGGATGATATTATTGGTGAAGATGCACTCTTCATTTGCGAAGAAGAAGAGATTATTGGAGTGGCAGATGGGGTTGGCGGTTGGGCCAAAAGAGGCATCGATGCTGGTGAGTATGCTCGACAACTTATGAATAACAGTGTCGAAGCCATTTTCTTCAACAACAACACCGATCCCAAAAGTATTTTGAAAGAAGCTTATATGGCTAATGCTGAGGCCGAGATTCAAGGCTCCTCTACTGCATGCATTATTCGCCATAATAATGGTATTTTAGAAAGTGTCAACATTGGAGATAGTGGTTTCATGATCTTTAGAGAAAACAAGTTCATCTACAAATCTAAGACTCAACAGTGGAAATTCAACTCGCCTTATCAACTGGGAAATTCTAAGTATAGCGATATTCCTGAATTAGCTAGGGCAATGAAGATCGCGGTGATTCCAGGAGATGTTATTGTTTTGGCAACTGATGGACTTTTTGATAATTTGTTTATCTCCGATATAGAAGAGAATTTGAAGAGTAAGTCTTCAAGTTTCAGTGTTGCTTTTTCGTTGGCAGAGTTATCTCGTCGTTACTCTTTGATGAAAGATCGAAAAAGTCCTTTCTCAAAAGCAGCTGCCAAGGCCGGCTTACCTCACACGGGTGGAAAGTTCGATGACATAACTGTAATTGTTGCAAGAATTAATAGtcaatga